The following coding sequences lie in one Glycine soja cultivar W05 chromosome 16, ASM419377v2, whole genome shotgun sequence genomic window:
- the LOC114388931 gene encoding uncharacterized protein LOC114388931, which yields MADTNSVEVILDFLKRNRFTRAEAALRSELSNCSDLNGFLQKLTLDEKNLHDGLQNDKGKPVVENQGLDSRDSVEVSKELIVKEIECGTGTSNAAESKWKIVAPTGERNKSNEVVGTSDKNFTFSKSSEDSVLDMYSWKFNASNGPVELYQNDGGSRPNNALKAPVSQQSKYQTSEALDATNSNVKSKEENNVPAEKTSLWIGSSGKASTEPKYDLMQSKEPRELDRQFKFNASSLKENLTDNVLSRTDENVNSSTDPWKDCSVKTVFPFSKGDMSTSYNGSTYSDRKEEKRRAENSDVRASIKEQVDEVGRALYLGKLQGSSDSLSFPLAPENQKEEFPRLPPVKIKSEDKPLTFNWGEKFECDGLSVKLAGADNTLLIGSYLDVPIGQEIKTTGVRKAVGGSWLSVSQGIAEDTSDLVSGFATIGDGLSESVDYPNEYWDSDEYDDDEDVGYTRQPIEDEAWFLAHEIDYPSDNEKGTGHGSVPDPQERGPAKDEEDDQSFAEEDSYFSGEQYILPKNVEPVTASDDPIGLTVTEMYGRTNGDDVMAQFDRQLMDVEELNLMHMEPVRQGFVTHKNDLIMLGDGKVLNHSARSRIEDMEDDQHGSVRSIGVGINSDAADIGSEVHGSLVGGSSEGDLEYFRDHDTTTHSGSKHSHHDLDKNSINKSFKNNKKKDNTESNKYVIDSDKDACSQIKTHTDGNFSFPQSLRDSQMIHAGSSKTLWSSNCNVEADDCMNAFVGSDDMLSSWKRKSSDSSPVKSSRDENNAIVVRSRNSSPTTVSNYGYTDGELVKLEKDEKVSIVREDDIGASLEDEEAAAVQEQVMQIKAQEEEFETFNLKIVHRKNRTGFEEDKNFHVVLNSVLAGRYHVTEYLGSAAFSKAIQAHDLHTGMDVCVKIIKNNKDFFDQSLDEIKLLKYVNKHDPSDKYHLLRLYDYFYYREHLLIVCELLKANLYEFHKFNRESGGEVYFTMPRLQSITIQCLEALQFLHSLGLIHCDLKPENILVKSYSRCEVKVIDLGSSCFETDHLCSYVQSRSYRAPEVILGLPYDKKIDIWSLGCILAELCTGNVLFQNDSPATLLARVIGIIGPIDQGLLAKARDTYKYFTKNHMLYERNQESNRLEYLIPKKTSLRHRLPMGDQGFIDFVAHLLEVNPKKRPSASEALKHPWLSYPYEPISS from the exons ATGGCAGACACAAATTCAGTTGAAGTGATTTTGGATTTTCTGAAGAGGAATCGGTTCACACGAGCTGAGGCGGCTTTGCGTAGTGAGCTCAGTAACTGTTCTGATTTGAATGGTTTCTTGCAGAAGCTTACATTGGATGAAAAGAACTTGCATGATGGGTTGCAGAATGATAAGGGGAAGCCTGTGGTAGAAAATCAAGGGTTGGATTCTCGTGACAGTGTTGAAGTTTCTAAAGAACTGATTGTGAAGGAAATAGAGTGTGGGACTGGTACTAGTAATGCTGCTGAAAGCAAATGGAAAATTGTTGCTCCTACTGGCGAAAGGAATAAGTCTAATGAAGTGGTTGGGACGAGTGACAAAAACTTCACTTTCTCCAAGAGTTCGGAGGACAGTGTTCTTGATATGTACTCATGGAAGTTTAATGCCAGCAATGGTCCTGTGGAGCTTTACCAAAATGATGGTGGAAGTAGGCCTAATAATGCTTTAAAGGCCCCGGTATCTCAGCAATCAAAGTATCAAACTAGTGAAGCTCTTGATGCAACCAACAGTAATGTGAAATCTAAGGAGGAAAATAATGTGCCTGCGGAAAAAACTTCCTTGTGGATTGGAAGTAGTGGTAAAGCCTCTACGGAACCAAAGTATGACCTTATGCAGAGCAAAGAACCTAGGGAACTTGATCGGCAGTTTAAATTTAATGCTTCATCTCTTAAAGAGAACTTGACAGATAATGTCTTGTCAAGAACTGATGAGAATGTGAATTCATCTACAGACCCATGGAAAGATTGTTCTGTCAAGACTGTTTTCCCTTTCTCAAAGGGGGATATGTCTACAAGCTACAACGGTTCAACTTATTCTGAcagaaaagaggaaaagagaagGGCAGAAAACAGTGATGTTAGGGCATCAATAAAAGAGCAAGTGGACGAAGTGGGAAGAGCTCTTTACCTAGGGAAGTTGCAAGGCAGTTCTGACAGCTTAAGTTTTCCTCTTGCACCAGAAAATCAGAAGGAAGAGTTTCCTAGGCTTCCTCCTGTAAAAATCAAGTCAGAAGATAAGCCCTTGACTTTTAATTGGGGGGAGAAGTTTGAGTGTGATGGACTTTCTGTGAAACTCGCTGGTGCTGACAACACCTTACTTATTGGGTCATATCTGGATGTCCCTATTGGACAAGAAATTAAAACTACAG GTGTGAGGAAGGCTGTAGGGGGCAGTTGGCTGTCTGTAAGTCAAGGGATTGCAGAGGATACATCTGATCTTGTATCAGGTTTTGCAACAATTGGGGATGGATTGAGTGAATCTGTTGATTATCCAAATGAATATTGGGACTCTGAcgaatatgatgatgatgaagatgttgggtaCACGAGACAACCTATTGAGGATGAGGCCTGGTTTTTGGCACATGAAATAGATTACCCTAGTGACAATGAAAAGGGGACTGGGCATGGAAGTGTTCCAGATCCGCAGGAAAGAGGTCCAGCCAAAGATGAGGAGGATGATCAATCTTTTGCTGAGGAGGATTCTTACTTCTCTGGTGAGCAATATATTCTACCAAAAAATGTTGAGCCGGTCACTGCTTCAGATGATCCTATTGGTCTAACGGTCACTGAAATGTATGGAAGAACTAATGGTGATGATGTAATGGCTCAATTTGATAGACAATTGATGGATGTTGAAGAACTGAATCTGATGCATATGGAACCTGTCAGGCAGGGCTTTGTCACTCACAAAAATGATCTCATCATGCTAGGAGATGGGAAGGTTCTGAATCATAGTGCGAGGTCACGAATTGAGGACATGGAAGATGATCAGCATGGTTCAGTTAGATCAATAGGGGTGGGTATCAACAGCGATGCTGCTGATATTGGCAGTGAAGTGCATGGAAGTTTGGTTGGTGGTAGTAGTGAGGGGGATTTAGAATATTTCCGTGATCATGATACTACTACACACAGTGGCTCCAAACACTCTCATCATGATTTGGATAAGAATTCTATTAACAAatcattcaaaaataataagaaaaaggaCAATACTGAGTCAAATAAATATGTCATTGACAGTGATAAAGATGCATGCTCACAGATAAAAACACACACTGATGGGAACTTCTCATTTCCTCAATCTCTTAGAGATAGCCAGATGATTCATGCTGGCTCCAGTAAGACCCTATGGTCGAGTAATTGTAATGTAGAAGCAGATGACTGTATGAATGCATTTGTGGGATCTGATGACATGCTTTCTTCTTGGAAGAGGAAGAGTAGTGATTCTTCACCTGTTAAAAGTTCTAGGGATGAGAATAATGCTATTGTGGTAAGATCCAGAAACTCTTCTCCAACTACAGTCTCGAATTATGGGTATACTGATGGAGAGCTTGTCAAACTAGAAAAGGATGAAAAGGTTAGCATTGTAAGGGAAGATGATATAGGTGCATCACTGGAGGATGAAGAGGCAGCTGCTGTGCAAGAGCAGGTAATGCAAATAAAGGCTCAAGAGGAGGAATTTGAAACCTTCAATCTAAAGATTGTGCACAGGAAAAACAG AACTGGCTTTGAGGAGGACAAGAATTTCCATGTTGTTTTAAATTCTGTACTAGCTGGGCGCTATCATGTCACCGAGTATCTGGGATCAGCTGCATTTAGCAAAGCTATACAAGCTCACGACCTGCACACAGGCATGGATGTTtgtgttaaaattataaagaacaaCAAAGACTTCTTTGACCAAAGCCTTGATGAGATCAAGCTTCTTAAGTATGTCAATAAGCATGATCCTTCAGACAAGTACCACCTTCTAAGATTGTATGATTACTTTTATTATAGA GAACATTTGTTAATAGTATGTGAACTACTTAAAGCCAATTTATATGAGTTTCACAAATTTAATCGAGAATCAGGGGGGGAAGTGTATTTCACGATGCCAAGATTGCAG TCAATTACCATTCAGTGTTTGGAAGCACTTCAGTTTTTGCACAGTCTTGGACTAATACATTGTGACTTGAAGCCAGAGAATATTTTGGTTAAAAGCTATAGCAGATGTGAGGTTAAAGTCATTGATCTCGGAAGTAGCTGTTTTGAGACAGATCACCTTTGCTCGTATGTTCAGTCCAGGTCCTATCGCGCTCCTGAGGTTATTTTGGGGCTTCCATATGACAAGAAGATTGATATCTGGTCACTTGGATGCATCTTGGCAGAACTTTGTACTGGCAAT GTCCTCTTCCAAAATGATTCCCCGGCAACATTACTTGCTCGGGTGATTGGTATAATTGGCCCAATTGATCAAGGTTTGCTTGCTAAAGCACGGGATACATACAAGTACTTCACAAAAAATCATATGCTTTATGAACGAAATCAg gAAAGCAACAGGTTAGAATACCTGATTCCTAAAAAGACATCATTAAGGCATAGATTACCGATGGGGGACCAAGGCTTCATCGACTTTGTTGCTCATTTGCTCGAGGTTAACCCGAAGAAGCGACCTTCTGCATCCGAAGCACTGAAGCACCCATGGTTATCATACCCTTATGAACCAATATCATCTTGA
- the LOC114389364 gene encoding protein NRDE2 homolog isoform X1, with amino-acid sequence MEQKPPSPAENSAAAAPSSDEAKPSLFPLFPLTASSSLQTTTTSSTPQWLSNTSFTTDISVINDVVASQLNRETMQSPLQDDNDEDENRAQANPVPSSRYEILESSESDGGGRDRERKKRKKRKKRKRDSSAERGGFNAFGSRKSRVRAWVDSEAKVAKDYYIDSHGDRDNLAFGCIYRMDIARYKPYNPLKLSGLHVRGLYWWNRSGSLLERDGDVDALDAKMKCAGRYWSGKYMALERHKSFKRIHLVAPKLSPVTMQDEFIPLSESDTGASRGAVDSDSVSKTSASLEESWEDEMLNKTREFNKLTREHPHDEKVWLAFAEFQDKVAGMQRQKGARLQTLAKKISILEKAVELNPDNEEILLCLLKAYQMRDSSDVLIARWEKILLQHSGSYKLWREFLHIVQRNFSRFKVSEVRKMYAHAIEALSASCSKHSRQQVLQAANPSSPDPVFVQLELGLVDIFLSLCRFEWQTGYRELATALFQAEIEFSLFCPPLLLTEQSKHRLFEHFWNSGGARVGEEGALGWSTWLEKEEETRQRVMNEELSRENEGGGWTGWSEPWSKDNEGIANVEHETMNDVVMEDIQDEEEYTEVEPEVDTEDLLKMLGIDMNDGDGGEVNDTLTWIKWSKEESSRDCDQWMPVRGKSGTTSPANEADKTDEDEQLLRVVLYEDVNEYLFSLSTTEARLSLLSQFIDFYGGKMSQLFCSNSPTWADNILSLEDLPDSMLEKLKCIHEVLTKRQNSLAGFSFEFISGSLSRNADIMKFIRNAVLLCLTVFPRNYMLEEAVLISEELYVTKMNSSNGMITPCRSLAKSLLKSDRQDLLLCGVYARREATYGNIDHARKVFDMALLSVEELPVELQSNAPLLYFWYAEVELANNSANDRESSSRAIHILSCLGSGTKYNPFKSQASSLLLLRAHQGFKEKLRTVWSSWVRGIINDQSVALICSAALFEELTTGWDAGIEVLNQAFSMVLPERRSQGYQLEFLFNYYIKMLQRHQRQSSLMKVWESILHGLQIYPFSPELLKDVVEVGHYYTTSNKLRRILDDCSYKKPSVVLWLFALSYEMFKGGSHHRIRGLFEKALGNDRLCSSVLLWRCYIMFEMEIAHDPSAARRAFFRAIHSCPWSKRLWLDGFLKLNSVLTAKELSDLQEVMRDKELNLRTDIYEILLQQS; translated from the exons ATGGAGCAAAAACCACCGTCTCCGGCGGAAAACTCGGCGGCGGCGGCGCCATCCTCCGACGAAGCAAAACCTTCCCTATTCCCTCTGTTCCCACTCACAGCCTCTTCCTCTCTCCAAACCACCACCACTTCCTCCACTCCTCAATGGCTCAGCAACACCAGCTTCACCACCGACATCTCCGTCATAAACGACGTCGTCGCCTCGCAACTCAACCGCGAAACGATGCAGTCACCGCTACAAGACGACAACGACGAGGACGAAAATCGCGCACAGGCGAATCCCGTCCCTTCTTCTCGGTACGAGATTCTGGAATCTTCCGAATCCGACGGAGGCGGAAGAGatagagagaggaagaagagaaagaagaggaagaagcggAAGCGCGATTCGTCTGCGGAGAGAGGTGGATTCAACGCTTTCGGTTCGAGGAAGTCGCGCGTTCGAGCTTGGGTGGATTCGGAGGCCAAAGTTGCCAAGGATTATTACATTGATTCTCACGGAGATCGCGATAATCTCGCGTTCGGATGCATCTACAG AATGGATATTGCCCGATACAAGCCTTACAATCCCTTGAAACTGTCTGGGCTACATGTTCGAGGTTTGTATTGGTGGAATCGAAGTGGTTCACTATTGGAAAGAGATGGTGATGTTGATGCATTGGATGCTAAAATGAAGTGTGCTGGTCGTTACTGGTCTGGAAAATACATGGCTTTGGAACGACATAAGAGCTTTAAGCGTATTCATCTTGTTGCTCCAAAATTGTCTCCTGTCACTATGCAAGATGAGTTTATACCTTTATCAGAATCAGATACTGGGGCATCTCGTGGAGCTGTTGACAGTGATTCAGTCTCCAAAACTTCAGCATCACTTGAAGAATCATGGGAAGATGAAATGTTAAACAAAACTAGGGAGTTCAACAAACTAACTAGGGAACACCCCCATGATGAAAAAGTTTGGTTAGCTTTTGCAGAGTTCCAAGATAAGGTTGCAGGGATGCAACGACAGAAAGGTGCTCGCTTGCAAACTCTTGCAAAGAAGATTAGCATTCTGGAGAAGGCAGTTGAGCTTAATCCAGACAATGAAGAGATATTGCTTTGTCTTTTGAAAGCTTATCAAATGAGAGACAGCTCAGATGTGCTAATTGCAAGATGGGAGAAGATACTTTTGCAACACTCTGGAAGTTATAAGTTATGGAGAGAATTCTTGCACATTGTTCAGAGAAATTTCTCCAGATTTAAGGTTTCAGAGGTTAGGAAGATGTATGCACATGCAATTGAAGCTCTATCTGCTTCATGCAGCAAGCACTCTAGGCAG caGGTTCTTCAAGCTGCCAATCCTTCTTCACCAGATCCTGTATTTGTTCAGTTAGAACTTGGTCTTGTGGATATATTTCTTAGTCTCTGCAGATTTGAGTGGCAGACTGGTTATAGAGAATTGGCCACTGCTTTATTTCAGGCTGAAATAGAGTTTAGTTTATTTTGTCCTCCTTTGCTGCTCACTGAGCAGAGTAAACACAGACTGTTTGAGCATTTTTGGAACAGTGGTGGTGCTAGAGTTGGGGAAGAAGGGGCTCTTGGTTGGTCCACATGGTTGGAGAAAGAGGAGGAAACTAGGCAACGGGTTATGAATGAGGAGCTCTCACGTGAAAATGAAGGTGGTGGTTGGACTGGTTGGTCAGAACCATGGTCTAAAGATAATGAGGGTATTGCCAATGTTGAACATGAAACCATGAATGACGTGGTTATGGAGGATATTCAAGATGAAGAGGAATACACAGAAGTTGAGCCAGAAGTTGATACTGAAGATTTGCTGAAGATGCTAGGAATTGATATGAATGATGGGGATGGTGGTGAAGTTAATGACACTTTGACTTGGATCAAATGGTCAAAAGAAGAGTCTTCTAGAGATTGTGATCAGTGGATGCCTGTTCGTGGGAAATCAG GTACAACCTCTCCTGCTAACGAAGCAGACAAAACAGATGAGGATGAACAACTCTTGAGAGTTGTATTGTATGAAGATGTGAATGAATACTTGTTCTCCCTGAGCACAACAGAGGCTCGACTATCTTTGTTGTCCCAATTCATAGACTTCTATGGTGGAAAGATGTCTCAATT GTTTTGCTCAAACAGCCCAACATGGGCTGACAATATCCTTAGTTTGGAGGATTTGCCAGATTCTATGTTGGAGAAGTTGAAATGCATCCATGAAGTTTTGACTAAACGACAGAACAGTCTTGCTGGTTTCAGTTTTGAATTCATATCAGGCAGTCTCTCGAGGAATGCtgatattatgaaatttatacgGAATGCTGTCTTACTTTGTTTAACTGTTTTCCCACGTAATTATATGTTGGAAGAAGCTGTTCTTATTTCTGAAGAGCTTTATGTTACAAAAATGAATTCTTCTAATGGTATGATTACACCATGTCGATCTTTAGCAAAATCTCTTCTAAAAAGTGATCGACAG GATTTGTTGCTATGCGGTGTATATGCACGAAGAGAGGCTACTTATGGTAACATTGATCACGCAAGAAAAGTGTTTGACATGGCATTGTTATCTGTAGAAGAGCTTCCTGTG GAACTACAGTCCAATGCTCCTCTTCTATATTTCTGGTATGCTGAGGTGGAGCTTGCAAATAACTCTGCTAATGATCGTGAATCTTCATCTCGTGCAATACATATATTATCATGCTTAGGAAGTGGTACAAAGTACAACCCATTTAAAAGTCAAGCATCAAGTTTGCTACTGCTTAGAGCACATCAAGGATTTAAAGAAAAACTGAGAACAGTATGGTCATCTTGGGTTCGTGGTATAATAAATGACCAGTCTGTAGCTCTAATATGTTCTGCTGCATTGTTTGAGGAGCTAACCACTGGATGGGATGCGGGCATTGAAGTTTTGAATCAAGCTTTTTCAATGGTGCTTCCAG AAAGAAGAAGTCAAGGTTATCAGcttgaatttttgtttaattattatataaagatGCTTCAAAGACatcagagacaatcaagtctgatgaAAGTTTGGGAGTCCATCTTGCATGGCCTCCAGATATATCCCTTTAGTCCTGAACTTCTAAAAGATGTGGTGGAGGTTGGCCATTATTACACTACATCTAATAAATTGCGGCGGATTCTAGATGACTGTAGTTACAA GAAACCATCTGTAGTTCTCTGGCTTTTTGCGTTGTCATACGAAATGTTTAAAGGTGGTTCACACCACAGAATCCGTGGATTGTTCGAAAAGGCATTGGGTAACGACAGGCTTTGCAGCTCAGTTTTGCTGTGGCGTTGCTACATTATGTTTGAGATGGAAATTGCACATGATCCTTCTGCAGCTCGACGTGCTTTCTTCCGGGCTATCCATTCCTGCCCCTG GTCAAAAAGGCTATGGTTGGATGGCTTTCTCAAGCTGAACTCTGTCCTTACTGCAAAAGAGCTATCTGATCTACAGGAAGTCATGCGTGATAAGGAACTGAATTTGAGAACTGACATTTATGAGATCCTTTTGCAACAGTCGTGA
- the LOC114389364 gene encoding protein NRDE2 homolog isoform X2 encodes MEQKPPSPAENSAAAAPSSDEAKPSLFPLFPLTASSSLQTTTTSSTPQWLSNTSFTTDISVINDVVASQLNRETMQSPLQDDNDEDENRAQANPVPSSRYEILESSESDGGGRDRERKKRKKRKKRKRDSSAERGGFNAFGSRKSRVRAWVDSEAKVAKDYYIDSHGDRDNLAFGCIYRMDIARYKPYNPLKLSGLHVRGLYWWNRSGSLLERDGDVDALDAKMKCAGRYWSGKYMALERHKSFKRIHLVAPKLSPVTMQDEFIPLSESDTGASRGAVDSDSVSKTSASLEESWEDEMLNKTREFNKLTREHPHDEKVWLAFAEFQDKVAGMQRQKGARLQTLAKKISILEKAVELNPDNEEILLCLLKAYQMRDSSDVLIARWEKILLQHSGSYKLWREFLHIVQRNFSRFKVSEVRKMYAHAIEALSASCSKHSRQVLQAANPSSPDPVFVQLELGLVDIFLSLCRFEWQTGYRELATALFQAEIEFSLFCPPLLLTEQSKHRLFEHFWNSGGARVGEEGALGWSTWLEKEEETRQRVMNEELSRENEGGGWTGWSEPWSKDNEGIANVEHETMNDVVMEDIQDEEEYTEVEPEVDTEDLLKMLGIDMNDGDGGEVNDTLTWIKWSKEESSRDCDQWMPVRGKSGTTSPANEADKTDEDEQLLRVVLYEDVNEYLFSLSTTEARLSLLSQFIDFYGGKMSQLFCSNSPTWADNILSLEDLPDSMLEKLKCIHEVLTKRQNSLAGFSFEFISGSLSRNADIMKFIRNAVLLCLTVFPRNYMLEEAVLISEELYVTKMNSSNGMITPCRSLAKSLLKSDRQDLLLCGVYARREATYGNIDHARKVFDMALLSVEELPVELQSNAPLLYFWYAEVELANNSANDRESSSRAIHILSCLGSGTKYNPFKSQASSLLLLRAHQGFKEKLRTVWSSWVRGIINDQSVALICSAALFEELTTGWDAGIEVLNQAFSMVLPERRSQGYQLEFLFNYYIKMLQRHQRQSSLMKVWESILHGLQIYPFSPELLKDVVEVGHYYTTSNKLRRILDDCSYKKPSVVLWLFALSYEMFKGGSHHRIRGLFEKALGNDRLCSSVLLWRCYIMFEMEIAHDPSAARRAFFRAIHSCPWSKRLWLDGFLKLNSVLTAKELSDLQEVMRDKELNLRTDIYEILLQQS; translated from the exons ATGGAGCAAAAACCACCGTCTCCGGCGGAAAACTCGGCGGCGGCGGCGCCATCCTCCGACGAAGCAAAACCTTCCCTATTCCCTCTGTTCCCACTCACAGCCTCTTCCTCTCTCCAAACCACCACCACTTCCTCCACTCCTCAATGGCTCAGCAACACCAGCTTCACCACCGACATCTCCGTCATAAACGACGTCGTCGCCTCGCAACTCAACCGCGAAACGATGCAGTCACCGCTACAAGACGACAACGACGAGGACGAAAATCGCGCACAGGCGAATCCCGTCCCTTCTTCTCGGTACGAGATTCTGGAATCTTCCGAATCCGACGGAGGCGGAAGAGatagagagaggaagaagagaaagaagaggaagaagcggAAGCGCGATTCGTCTGCGGAGAGAGGTGGATTCAACGCTTTCGGTTCGAGGAAGTCGCGCGTTCGAGCTTGGGTGGATTCGGAGGCCAAAGTTGCCAAGGATTATTACATTGATTCTCACGGAGATCGCGATAATCTCGCGTTCGGATGCATCTACAG AATGGATATTGCCCGATACAAGCCTTACAATCCCTTGAAACTGTCTGGGCTACATGTTCGAGGTTTGTATTGGTGGAATCGAAGTGGTTCACTATTGGAAAGAGATGGTGATGTTGATGCATTGGATGCTAAAATGAAGTGTGCTGGTCGTTACTGGTCTGGAAAATACATGGCTTTGGAACGACATAAGAGCTTTAAGCGTATTCATCTTGTTGCTCCAAAATTGTCTCCTGTCACTATGCAAGATGAGTTTATACCTTTATCAGAATCAGATACTGGGGCATCTCGTGGAGCTGTTGACAGTGATTCAGTCTCCAAAACTTCAGCATCACTTGAAGAATCATGGGAAGATGAAATGTTAAACAAAACTAGGGAGTTCAACAAACTAACTAGGGAACACCCCCATGATGAAAAAGTTTGGTTAGCTTTTGCAGAGTTCCAAGATAAGGTTGCAGGGATGCAACGACAGAAAGGTGCTCGCTTGCAAACTCTTGCAAAGAAGATTAGCATTCTGGAGAAGGCAGTTGAGCTTAATCCAGACAATGAAGAGATATTGCTTTGTCTTTTGAAAGCTTATCAAATGAGAGACAGCTCAGATGTGCTAATTGCAAGATGGGAGAAGATACTTTTGCAACACTCTGGAAGTTATAAGTTATGGAGAGAATTCTTGCACATTGTTCAGAGAAATTTCTCCAGATTTAAGGTTTCAGAGGTTAGGAAGATGTATGCACATGCAATTGAAGCTCTATCTGCTTCATGCAGCAAGCACTCTAGGCAG GTTCTTCAAGCTGCCAATCCTTCTTCACCAGATCCTGTATTTGTTCAGTTAGAACTTGGTCTTGTGGATATATTTCTTAGTCTCTGCAGATTTGAGTGGCAGACTGGTTATAGAGAATTGGCCACTGCTTTATTTCAGGCTGAAATAGAGTTTAGTTTATTTTGTCCTCCTTTGCTGCTCACTGAGCAGAGTAAACACAGACTGTTTGAGCATTTTTGGAACAGTGGTGGTGCTAGAGTTGGGGAAGAAGGGGCTCTTGGTTGGTCCACATGGTTGGAGAAAGAGGAGGAAACTAGGCAACGGGTTATGAATGAGGAGCTCTCACGTGAAAATGAAGGTGGTGGTTGGACTGGTTGGTCAGAACCATGGTCTAAAGATAATGAGGGTATTGCCAATGTTGAACATGAAACCATGAATGACGTGGTTATGGAGGATATTCAAGATGAAGAGGAATACACAGAAGTTGAGCCAGAAGTTGATACTGAAGATTTGCTGAAGATGCTAGGAATTGATATGAATGATGGGGATGGTGGTGAAGTTAATGACACTTTGACTTGGATCAAATGGTCAAAAGAAGAGTCTTCTAGAGATTGTGATCAGTGGATGCCTGTTCGTGGGAAATCAG GTACAACCTCTCCTGCTAACGAAGCAGACAAAACAGATGAGGATGAACAACTCTTGAGAGTTGTATTGTATGAAGATGTGAATGAATACTTGTTCTCCCTGAGCACAACAGAGGCTCGACTATCTTTGTTGTCCCAATTCATAGACTTCTATGGTGGAAAGATGTCTCAATT GTTTTGCTCAAACAGCCCAACATGGGCTGACAATATCCTTAGTTTGGAGGATTTGCCAGATTCTATGTTGGAGAAGTTGAAATGCATCCATGAAGTTTTGACTAAACGACAGAACAGTCTTGCTGGTTTCAGTTTTGAATTCATATCAGGCAGTCTCTCGAGGAATGCtgatattatgaaatttatacgGAATGCTGTCTTACTTTGTTTAACTGTTTTCCCACGTAATTATATGTTGGAAGAAGCTGTTCTTATTTCTGAAGAGCTTTATGTTACAAAAATGAATTCTTCTAATGGTATGATTACACCATGTCGATCTTTAGCAAAATCTCTTCTAAAAAGTGATCGACAG GATTTGTTGCTATGCGGTGTATATGCACGAAGAGAGGCTACTTATGGTAACATTGATCACGCAAGAAAAGTGTTTGACATGGCATTGTTATCTGTAGAAGAGCTTCCTGTG GAACTACAGTCCAATGCTCCTCTTCTATATTTCTGGTATGCTGAGGTGGAGCTTGCAAATAACTCTGCTAATGATCGTGAATCTTCATCTCGTGCAATACATATATTATCATGCTTAGGAAGTGGTACAAAGTACAACCCATTTAAAAGTCAAGCATCAAGTTTGCTACTGCTTAGAGCACATCAAGGATTTAAAGAAAAACTGAGAACAGTATGGTCATCTTGGGTTCGTGGTATAATAAATGACCAGTCTGTAGCTCTAATATGTTCTGCTGCATTGTTTGAGGAGCTAACCACTGGATGGGATGCGGGCATTGAAGTTTTGAATCAAGCTTTTTCAATGGTGCTTCCAG AAAGAAGAAGTCAAGGTTATCAGcttgaatttttgtttaattattatataaagatGCTTCAAAGACatcagagacaatcaagtctgatgaAAGTTTGGGAGTCCATCTTGCATGGCCTCCAGATATATCCCTTTAGTCCTGAACTTCTAAAAGATGTGGTGGAGGTTGGCCATTATTACACTACATCTAATAAATTGCGGCGGATTCTAGATGACTGTAGTTACAA GAAACCATCTGTAGTTCTCTGGCTTTTTGCGTTGTCATACGAAATGTTTAAAGGTGGTTCACACCACAGAATCCGTGGATTGTTCGAAAAGGCATTGGGTAACGACAGGCTTTGCAGCTCAGTTTTGCTGTGGCGTTGCTACATTATGTTTGAGATGGAAATTGCACATGATCCTTCTGCAGCTCGACGTGCTTTCTTCCGGGCTATCCATTCCTGCCCCTG GTCAAAAAGGCTATGGTTGGATGGCTTTCTCAAGCTGAACTCTGTCCTTACTGCAAAAGAGCTATCTGATCTACAGGAAGTCATGCGTGATAAGGAACTGAATTTGAGAACTGACATTTATGAGATCCTTTTGCAACAGTCGTGA